A DNA window from Dunckerocampus dactyliophorus isolate RoL2022-P2 chromosome 17, RoL_Ddac_1.1, whole genome shotgun sequence contains the following coding sequences:
- the LOC129170496 gene encoding zinc finger and BTB domain-containing protein 7C, producing MVHHREEDRIGIPFPNHSSDVLCSLNEQRRDGLLCDVILIVRDQEYRTHRSVLAACSQYFKKLFTVATGGPEDGRHLHTAASTATAAIYEIDFVAPDSLTAILEFAYTSTLTVTTSNVKEILNAARMLEIPCIINVCLEIMDSGGGGGGRDMEEDEEEDEEEEEAESRNEDQEEDDDDERSLRSLESRAEPMGVDESPPPSTSSYQETSADNMSGKQETLENRALKDFSIASLLQDGLYPRMSTLDRRANFSPLLPAFYPSMWAADFPGFPQSFLDSSLHQHPHTGASPGAFLPPAAPSPLNLAVKREIIKEEMKEEVPPSLLHSDFLKEFVSSGLCGTVSASGPVPPPSAVKDEADLRSYLSFLNSASHLGALFPPWQLEEERKMKPKSSQQCPICNKIIQGAGKLPRHMRTHTGEKPYMCTICEVRFTRQDKLKIHMRKHTGERPYICLHCNSKFVHNYDLKNHLRIHTGVRPYQCEHCYKSFTRSDHLHRHIKRQSCRISRPRRGRKPATWRSTAPAGNFLCPPTTNVTTGGGFKSAYEEGKSRGLGFNGEEQNEGAERPRGVFAFAVAGEDVLTRSPYYAPTSDPWTMRLERAPPIPETAT from the exons ATGGTCCACCACAGGGAGGAAGACCGGATCGGGATCCCCTTCCCAAACCACAGCAGCGATGTCCTGTGCAGCCTCAACGAGCAGCGGCGTGACGGCCTCCTCTGCGACGTCATCCTCATTGTACGCGACCAAGAGTACCGCACTCACCGCTCGGTGCTGGCGGCCTGCAGTCAGTACTTCAAGAAGCTCTTCACAGTGGCCACGGGAGGCCCAGAGGATGGGCGCCACCTCCACACCGCTGCCTCCACAGCCACCGCTGCCATCTACGAAATAGACTTTGTAGCCCCGGATTCGCTGACGGCCATCTTGGAGTTCGCCTACACCTCCACGCTGACGGTGACGACGTCCAACGTGAAGGAGATCTTGAACGCCGCTCGGATGCTGGAGATCCCGTGCATCATAAACGTGTGCCTGGAGATCATGGACAGTGGGGGAGGGGGTGGAGGGAGGGACAtggaggaagacgaggaggaggatgaggaggaagaagaagcggagtCAAGGAATGAAGatcaggaggaggacgacgacgacgaGAGGTCGCTGAGGTCATTGGAAAGCAGGGCGGAGCCCATGGGGGTGGATGAGTCGCCGCCCCCCAGCACCTCCTCCTACCAGGAGACGTCAGCTGACAACATGAGTGGAAAGCAG GAGACTTTGGAGAATCGCGCTCTGAAGGACTTCTCTATTGCGTCGCTCCTCCAGGACGGCCTGTACCCCCGTATGTCCACCTTGGACAGGAGGGCCAACTTCTCCCCTCTCCTCCCCGCCTTCTACCCCTCCATGTGGGCAGCGGACTTCCCAGGATTCCCACAGAGCTTCCTCGACTCCAGCCTCCATCAGCACCCTCACACGGGGGCGTCCCCGGGCGCCTTCCTGCCGCCCGCCGCCCCCAGCCCTCTCAATCTGGCTGTCAAGCGAGAGATCATCAAAGAGGAAATGAAAGAGGAAGTCCCGCCCAGTCTGCTCCACAGCGACTTCCTGAAGGAGTTTGTCAGCTCGGGCCTGTGTGGCACTGTCAGCGCCTCGGGTCCCGTGCCGCCGCCCTCGGCGGTCAAGGATGAGGCAGACTTGCGGTCCTACCTGAGCTTCCTGAACTCAGCGTCCCACCTGGGGGCGCTCTTCCCTCCCtggcagctggaggaggagaggaagatGAAGCCCAAGTCTTCGCAGCAGTGTCCCATCTGCAACAAGATCATACAAGGCGCCGGGAAACTACCGCGACACATGaggacgcacacgggagaaaaaccttacaTGTGTACCATTTGCGAGGTGCGCTTCACCAG ACAGGACAAGCTGAAGATCCACATGAGGAAGCACACGGGCGAGCGGCCGTACATCTGCCTTCACTGCAACTCCAAGTTTGTGCACAACTATGACCTGAAGAACCACCTGCGCATCCACACGGGCGTGCGTCCCTACCAGTGCGAGCACTGCTACAAGAGCTTCACGCGCTCCGACCACCTACACCGACACATCAAGAGGCAGAGCTGCCGAATCTCCCGCCCCCGCCGGGGACGGAAACCCGCCACATGGAGGTCTACGGCGCCGGCGGGTAACTTCCTGTGCCCGCCCACCACCAACGTCACCACCGGTGGTGGGTTTAAGTCGGCGTACGAGGAAGGGAAGAGCCGCGGACTGGGTTTTAACGGAGAAGAGCAAAATGAAGGAGCGGAGAGGCCGCGAGGCGTGTTCGCCTTCGCCGTGGCGGGAGAAGACGTACTCACCAGATCACCATATTACGCGCCGACCTCTGACCCCTGGACCATGAGACTGGAGCGAGCCCCTCCCATCCCTGAGACGGCCACATGA